DNA from Arthrobacter sp. SLBN-112:
CATGCCGGAAAGTCCGTAGGTGCCGTGGCCGCCGCCTGGGGATTCCTGGACGCCGCCCACTTCAGCCGGACGTTCCGGGACGCTTTTGGCGTCTCCCCCACCCAGTGGCGCCGCGGGGGCTAGATCAGCCCCTGTGCCAGCATGGCGTCGGCCACCTTGACGAAACCGCCGATATTGGCGCCGAGCACGTAGTTGCCCGGCTCGCCGTATTCCTCGGCTGTTGCCGCGCACCGGTCGTGGATGCCCACCATGATGTCCGTCAGCCGCGCCTCGGTGTGCTCGAAGGTCCAGGAGTCCCGGCTGGCGTTTTGCTGCATCTCCAGCGCCGACGTGGCCACCCCTCCCGCATTCGCCGCCTTGCCTGGCCCGAACAGCACCCCCGCTTCCTGGAACACCGAGACGGCATCGCGCGTGCAGGGCATGTTTGCGCCTTCACCGACCGCCACCAGGCCGCCGCGGACCAGCCGGGCGGCAGCACCGCCGTCGAGCTCATTCTGCGTGGCGCACGGCAGCGCCACGGAAGCATCCACGTCCCAGACCGAGCCGCCGTCCACATAGGCAACGCCGGCCCGCCGTTCGGCGTAGTCCTTGAGCCGCGCCCGCTGCACCTCTTTCACCTCGCGGAGCAGGGCAACGTCGATGCCCGCCTCATCCACCACATAACCGGAGGAATCCGAGCAGGCCACTACGGTGGCGCCGAGTGCTTGTGCCTTGGCGATGGCATTGATGGCCACATTGCCGGACCCGGACACCACCACGCGCCGGCCGTCAAAGGACGTGCCCCGGGTCCGCAGCATCTGCTCGGTGAAGATCACGGTGCCGAATCCTGTCGCTTCGGGCCGCACCAGGGACCCGCCCCAGGAGATGCCCTTGCCGGTGAGGACGCCGGATTCGTAACGGTTGGTGATCCGCTTGTACTGGCCAAAGAGGTAGCCGATCTCGCGCCCGCCCACGCCGATGTCGCCGGCAGGGACGTCAGTGTATTCACCGATGTGGCGGTAGAGCTCGGTCATGAAGGACTGGCAGAACCGCATGACTTCGGCGTCACTGCGGCCGCGGGGATCGAAGTCCGAACCGCCCTTGCCGCCGCCGATGGGCATGCCGGTCAGGGCGTTCTTGAAGATCTGTTCGAAACCGAGGAACTTGACGATGCCCAGGTACACGGACGGGTGGAAGCGGAGGCCGCCCTTGTAGGGCCCCAGGGCGGAGTTGAACTCCACCCGGAAGCCCCGGTTGATCCGGACCCGGCCGGAGTCATCCGTCCACGGGACCCGGAAGATGATCTGGCGCTCCGGCTCGCAGAGGCGCTCCAGGATGGCGGCTTCGAGGAATTCGGGGTGGCGGTCATGCACGGGGCCGAGGCTTTCGAAGACCTCCACCACCGCCTGGTGGAATTCCGCTTCGCCGGGGTTCCGCGCCAGGACGGTGTCCCTGATGGCTTCCAGCCGTGCATCCATAAACTCATTCCTTACCGTGGAGCCGGGACGGGAGCGGGCGCCAGGCAGGCACCGTCGCCGCGATAGGTTTACGTTTCAACCTATCGAATTACGACTGGGCACCGTTAGCCGGGTAGTGCCAACTGCACTAATCTCCGTATTGTGACAGCAACTTTCCGCTCAGTGAGATTATCTGGCCCAGCCCTCGCAGTGAAGACCGTCTGATGCCGTACGTCTGCCTCCTCCTCTCCGGCGCCGCGCTGCTGGTCAACGGCCTCGCCACCCTTGGGCACCTCCCCCGCCGCGACGCCGCCGTGTTCAGCCTGGTCATCGGGGGCACGCAGCTGGCGCTCGGCGTCGTCCATGTCTCCACAGCCGGGAACGCCCCGGCGGCGCTCCTGACGGCGGCCGGCATGTTCCTGTTCGGAGTGACGTACCTGTACTCAGGGCTGGACCTGCTGCTGGCACTCGGGGGCCGCGGCCTGGGCTGGTTCTGCGGGATGGTGGCCTCCTGCGGGGTGCTGCTGACAGCCGCTTGGCTGGGCCCGGACCCGCTGCTGGCGGTTCTGTGGCTGTGCTGGTCGGTGCTGTGGGCGCTGCTGTTTGCCGGCATGGCCCTCGGCGCAGCGCGGCTCGAACCGTTCACCGGCTGGGCGCTGGTGCTGACCAGCCAGGCGTCGGCCACGATACCGGCGGTTCTTGGCCTGGCCGGGCTCTGGCCCCGTTCCGCCACCGTGGCCTGGCTGGCCGCACTGTTCCTGGCCGGCCTGTTCGTTGCCGCACGCACACTGGCCCGGCGCGGAGACAATGTTCCGCGCCGGGCCCGTGCCGGAGAGACCCTGCCTGCTAAGTGAGCGCGTGGCCCAAATCGGCAACGTGATGGCGCCGCTGTATTGCCGACTCCACCAGCACGCCGGCCAGGAAGACCACTGGGACAGCCACCAGGAGGGCCGCGGCGGTCTCCGCGCTGCCGCCAATGAGGGCCGTGAAGTTGCTGACCACCAGGGACAGGACCCACGCCAGCAGGATCACCGCGAGGATGGGAGCCACGCGGGTTTGCCAGAGGAGCGCAGCCGCACGTTCCCGCCGGAAGAATGCCACGACGGCCGCGGAGCAGAGCATGTACAGCACCAGCAGGGCCGCCACGGCCAGGCCGCTGAACCAGGAGAACAGGGTCAGCACGGGGTCCAGCGCCAGGATGGCGAAGGGCACCACCAGCACGACGGCGGTGGCGGACTGGACCCAGGCTGCAACGGCAGGTGCCCGGTGCCGGTTGGTCCGGGCGAGGACGGCGGGCATGGAACCACGCAGTGCCAGGGAGTGCAGGTAGCGGTTGATGCCGTTGTGGAACGCGATGATGCCGGCGAGCAGCGAGGTTACCAGGAGGATCCCGGCCACGATGCCTGCCCAGGGTCCGAACAGTTCCACCAGCGGACCCATGACGAAGGAGGTGGCGTCTCCTGATTCGAGGGCGGCGCCGGCGGCATCCATCACCTGCGAGGGCCCGTAGTAGCTGACCAGCATCCAGGAGATGAAGGCGAAGAACACCGAGATCACGCCGACGGAGAGGTAGGTTGCCCGGGCCACGGTGCGGTGCGGATCCTTGGCCTCAGCGGAGTAGATGGCCGTCGATTCGAACCCGAACATGGAGGCCACCGCGAACATGATGGCAACACCGGGAGCTCCTGCGCCGATGGCTTCCGGGGAGAAGGACGCGGCAACGCTGATGCCCTCGGGGCCGCCGCCGTGGAACAGCACGGTGAACCCGAACATCAGGAGGATGGCCACCTCGAGTCCCACCAGCACAGCCAGGACGCGGGCGCCGAGTTCGATGTTGAGGGAGCCCAGCACCTGGACCCCGGCCATGGTGGCCAGGGACAGCAGCCACCAGGGAATGTCCAGCCCGGCAGAAGCCAGGAGCCCGGAGAAGGCTGCGCCGTAGAGGCCGTACATGGCGGCCTGGACGGTGCTGTAGGCCAGGAGGGCCAGCCACGCTGCGCCGGCCCCGGTCCGCCGGCCGAACGCTGCCGTCACGTAGGCGTAGAAGGCGCCGTTGGCCTGGATTTTCCGGCTCATGGCCACAAAGCCCACCGCGAAGATCACGATGACGATGCCGACAATCAGGTAGGCGCCCGGGGCGCCGGCACCGTTGCCCAGCGCTGCCGCGAGCGGTGCCGCGCCCACGATCCCCGTCAGGGGCGCCTGGGCGGACAGGACAAAGAACAGGATGCCCAGCACGCCGATGCTTCCGGCGCGGAGGGCCGTGGAATGCTCCTTTGCCGGAGCGTCAGTGGTCCGGGTCTCGGAATTCGAAATACTCATTGGATCCTTCTTAACGGTCATGAGCTCGGAAAAATTGCTGTGGGATCCAGCTTGGCAGCGGCCCGCGCTGCTGCTTTGTCCGCCAGCGATCAGTTGTTGTCCGTCAGCGCAGTGCCGTCCGCACCCGGGGCACAACAAAGCGCGGCCGGCCGCCCCGAAAGGGGCAGCCAGCCGCGCTGGCAGTATTTAGTTGGATCCGGTTACCGGAGCACCACGGTGCGGTTGCCCTGCAGGATGACCCGGCCCTCGCAGTGCCACTTGACGGCATTGGAGAGGGCCTTGCATTCGGTGTCGCGGCCGGCGGCCACAAGGTCCTCCGGCCCGTACGTGTGGTCCACCTCCACCACCTGCTGGGCGATGATCGGCCCCTCGTCCAGCTCTGCGTTGACGTAGTGCGCCGTGGCGCCCACCGTCTTGACACCGCGCGCGTAGGCCTGGTGGTAGGGCTTGGCACCCTTGAAACTAGGCAGGAACGAGTGGTGGATGTTGATGGCCCGGCCGTCCAGCTGCCGGGTCAGGTCGTCGCTGAGCACCTGCATGTAGCGGGCCAGCACCACCAGTTCCACGTCCAGCCCGTTCACCAGGTCCATGAGCTTCGCCTCAGCCTCGGGCTTGGTGCCGGCCGTGACCGGGATGTGGTGGAACGGGATGCCGTGCCACTCCACCAGGGCCTGGTGGTCCCGGTGGTTGGACACCACCGCCACCACATCTATGGGCAGTTCGCCGATCCGGGCGCGGAACAGCAGGTCGTTCAGGCAGTGCCCGAACTTGGACACCATGATCAGCACCTTGCGCTTGGAGCCCTGGCGTTCCAGCTGCCACCGCATGCCGAACTTCCCGGCAACGGGGGCAAAAGAGGACCGCAGGAGCTCCAGGGTGGATTCGTCCCCTTCGGAGGCGAAGTGCACGCGCATGAAGAAGTGGCCCTCGGAGCGTTCGCCGAACTGCTTGTTGTCGATGATGTCGCAGCCGTGCTCCAGCAGGAAGCCGGAGACGGCGTGCACGATGCCGGGCCCTTCCGGGCAGTCCAGGGTCAGGACGTGTTCTACGGTGGTGGGCGCCTTGGGTGCGGGGAGATGGGTTTCAGTAACAGTCATGGCTCAGCACTCGATTACATTCACGGCGAGGCCTCCTCGGGAGGTTTCCTTGTACTTGGTTTTCATGTCGGCTCCGGTGTCGCGCATGGTCTTGATGGCTTTGTCCAGCGAGACCTTGTGGCTGCCGTCCCCGTGCAGGGCCAGCCGGGCTGCGTTGATCGCCTTCACGCTGGCGATCGCGTTCCGCTCGATGCACGGGATCTGCACCAGGCCGCCCACGGGATCGCAGGTGAGGCCCAGGTTATGCTCGATCCCCACTTCGGCGGCGTTTTCCACCTGCGCGGGCGTTCCGCCGAGCACTTCGCAGAGCCCGGCCGCCGCCATGGAGCAGGCGGAGCCCACCTCACCCTGGCAGCCCACTTCGGCGCCGGAGATGGAGGCATTGGTCTTGAAGAGGATGCCGACGGCGGCCGCCGCCAGCAGGAAGCG
Protein-coding regions in this window:
- the purU gene encoding formyltetrahydrofolate deformylase; this encodes MTVTETHLPAPKAPTTVEHVLTLDCPEGPGIVHAVSGFLLEHGCDIIDNKQFGERSEGHFFMRVHFASEGDESTLELLRSSFAPVAGKFGMRWQLERQGSKRKVLIMVSKFGHCLNDLLFRARIGELPIDVVAVVSNHRDHQALVEWHGIPFHHIPVTAGTKPEAEAKLMDLVNGLDVELVVLARYMQVLSDDLTRQLDGRAINIHHSFLPSFKGAKPYHQAYARGVKTVGATAHYVNAELDEGPIIAQQVVEVDHTYGPEDLVAAGRDTECKALSNAVKWHCEGRVILQGNRTVVLR
- the gdhA gene encoding NADP-specific glutamate dehydrogenase encodes the protein MDARLEAIRDTVLARNPGEAEFHQAVVEVFESLGPVHDRHPEFLEAAILERLCEPERQIIFRVPWTDDSGRVRINRGFRVEFNSALGPYKGGLRFHPSVYLGIVKFLGFEQIFKNALTGMPIGGGKGGSDFDPRGRSDAEVMRFCQSFMTELYRHIGEYTDVPAGDIGVGGREIGYLFGQYKRITNRYESGVLTGKGISWGGSLVRPEATGFGTVIFTEQMLRTRGTSFDGRRVVVSGSGNVAINAIAKAQALGATVVACSDSSGYVVDEAGIDVALLREVKEVQRARLKDYAERRAGVAYVDGGSVWDVDASVALPCATQNELDGGAAARLVRGGLVAVGEGANMPCTRDAVSVFQEAGVLFGPGKAANAGGVATSALEMQQNASRDSWTFEHTEARLTDIMVGIHDRCAATAEEYGEPGNYVLGANIGGFVKVADAMLAQGLI
- a CDS encoding APC family permease; its protein translation is MSISNSETRTTDAPAKEHSTALRAGSIGVLGILFFVLSAQAPLTGIVGAAPLAAALGNGAGAPGAYLIVGIVIVIFAVGFVAMSRKIQANGAFYAYVTAAFGRRTGAGAAWLALLAYSTVQAAMYGLYGAAFSGLLASAGLDIPWWLLSLATMAGVQVLGSLNIELGARVLAVLVGLEVAILLMFGFTVLFHGGGPEGISVAASFSPEAIGAGAPGVAIMFAVASMFGFESTAIYSAEAKDPHRTVARATYLSVGVISVFFAFISWMLVSYYGPSQVMDAAGAALESGDATSFVMGPLVELFGPWAGIVAGILLVTSLLAGIIAFHNGINRYLHSLALRGSMPAVLARTNRHRAPAVAAWVQSATAVVLVVPFAILALDPVLTLFSWFSGLAVAALLVLYMLCSAAVVAFFRRERAAALLWQTRVAPILAVILLAWVLSLVVSNFTALIGGSAETAAALLVAVPVVFLAGVLVESAIQRRHHVADLGHALT
- a CDS encoding AmiS/UreI family transporter, with the translated sequence MPYVCLLLSGAALLVNGLATLGHLPRRDAAVFSLVIGGTQLALGVVHVSTAGNAPAALLTAAGMFLFGVTYLYSGLDLLLALGGRGLGWFCGMVASCGVLLTAAWLGPDPLLAVLWLCWSVLWALLFAGMALGAARLEPFTGWALVLTSQASATIPAVLGLAGLWPRSATVAWLAALFLAGLFVAARTLARRGDNVPRRARAGETLPAK